The following coding sequences are from one Melanotaenia boesemani isolate fMelBoe1 chromosome 17, fMelBoe1.pri, whole genome shotgun sequence window:
- the LOC121656454 gene encoding CD209 antigen-like protein E: ICFSLIPHNQTLQTLKEENEALRKNLSDETRLKCEAGWELHGEKCYYFTTTKSSWNNSRDGCKLKGGDLVKIDSREEQEFLEARLREKMEEAEDKFWIGLTDSEEEGRWLWVDGSSLDTRLQFWHINQPDNYNGKYPDGEDCVRMGEKGGAADLKCWFDRVCNDPQKSLCEKAAATRRI, translated from the exons atttgtttttctttgattccACACAATCAAACCCTCCAAACCCTGAAAGAGGAGAATGAAGCTCTGAGGAAAAATCTCTCAG ATGAGACACGTCTGAAGTGTGAAGCAGGCTGGGAGCTTCATGGAGAAAAGTGTTATTATTTCACCACCACTAAATCCTCCTGGAACAACAGCAGAGATGGATGTAAACTTAAAGGAGGAGACCTGGTGAAGATAGACAGCAGGGAGGAGCAG GAATTCCTGGAGGCAAGACTGAGAGAGAAAATGGAGGAAGCTGAGGACAAGTTCTGGATCGGACTGACAGACTCAGAGGAAGAAGgaagatggttgtgggtggacgGATCGTCTCTGGACACACG TTTGCAGTTTTGGCACATCAATCAGCCGGATAACTATAATGGAAAAtatcctgatggagaggactgtGTGAGGATGGGGGAGAAAGGAGGAGCTGCTGATCTGAAGTGTTGGTTTGATCGAGTCTGCAATGACCCTCAGAAAAGTCTTTGTGAGAAAGCAGCAGCAACTAGAAGAATTTAA